The segment AGAAGTTGACAGGAATAACAAACTGTCTGCAGATAAAACTTATATTTTTCCAAGGAGGAATTTCAAATGGCAGCAAACATGTATTATAACGACGACATCTCCCAAGCAGCATTAAACGGCAAAAAGGTAGCAGTAGTAGGATACGGATCACAAGGTCATGCCCACGCACAAAACTTACGTGACAGTGGCGTAGAAGTAGTAGTAGGTGTTCGACCCGGCGGCTCATGGGAAAAAGCAAAAGAAGACGGATTCCAAGTATACTCTGTGGGAGAAGCAGTAGCCCAAGCAGACGTTGTAATGGTTTTACTCCCAGACGAAAGGCAACCGGAAGTATACAAACAAGAAATCGAACCACATCTAACAGAAGGAAAAGCATTGGCATTTGCCCATGGCTTCAATGTCCATTTCCATCAAGTGGTCCCTCCGAAAGATGTGGATGTATTCCTAGTCGCACCAAAAGGACCTGGCCATTTAGTAAGACGTGTATATGAAGAAGGCGGGGGTGTACCTGCACTCTTTGCAGTCCATCAAAACGCATCTGGAGAGGCAAAAGAGGTCGCATTGGCCTACAGTAAAGCAGTCGGTGCCGGAAGAGCAGCCGTTATGGAAACAACTTTTAAAGAAGAAACAGAAACAGATCTATTCGGAGAACAAGCAGTACTTTGCGGTGGAACAACGGCCCTTGTAAAAGCTGGGTTTGAAACATTGGTGGAAGCAGGCTACCAACCGGAAGTTGCCTACTTTGAGTGTTTGCATGAACTAAAACTAATTGTAGATCTTTTATATGAAAATGGATTAGAAGGAATGCGCTACTCCATCTCTGATACAGCACAGTGGGGCGATTTTACGGCCGGACCGAGAGTAGTTAATGATGGAACAAAGGAGGAAATGAGAAAAATCCTTTCGGAAATCCAGTCCGGACAATTCGCTAAAGGATGGGTGCTTGAAAATCAGGCAAATCGCCCAATGTTCCACTCTATCAATGAACAAGAAAAACATCACCCACTCGAAGTGGTAGGAAGGGAGCTCCGCGCAAAAATGCCATTCATCCAATCGAAGAAGAAAGGAGTCGTTGGCAGTGCGAAAGGTTGACATATTTGATACTACATTACGAGACGGTGAACAGTCGGCCGGAGTGAACCTTCATCCCCATGAAAAATTAGAAATAGCCATTCAATTAGAAAAGTTTGGAGTGGACGTCATGGAGGCAGGGTTTCCTGCTTCCTCCTACGGGGACTTCCAAGCAGTCCAGCAAATTGCCAGGACCATAAAAAAGTCAAGAGTGGTTGGTCTTGCACGATCAGTCAAATCAGATATCGATGCTGTCTATGAAGCGGTGAAGGATGCTGAAAAGAACGGCGTCCACGTATTCTTGGCAACCTCCCCCATTCATATGGAATACAAATTGAAGAAAAAACCGAAAGAGGTAGTGGAGGCAGCAATTCAGGCAGTTGAATACGCAAAACGATATTTTGATCATGTTCAATGGTCTGCAGAGGACGCAACAAGAAGTGAATGGCCATTTTTGGCACATATCATTGAAAAGGTAATTGATGCAGGTGCCAATGTCATCAACCTTCCTGACACCGTGGGATACACAACTCCACTGGAATATGCTCAATTGATCACATATATTCGCGAACATGTGCCGAATATCCATAAAGTAAAACTCTCTGCCCATTGCCATGATGATCTCGGAATGGCCGTATCCAATTCCTTGGCAGCCATCCAAAGCGGTGTCGATCAGATTGAAGGAACCATCAATGGAATCGGGGAACGCGCTGGGAATGCATCTTTGGAAGAAATCATCGTTGCCCTTCAAATAAGAAAAGACGTGTACGAGGTGGAAACAAATATTGATCTTAAGCAAACGGTCAGAACAAGCAATCTTGTCAGTAAACTGACCGGTATGATTGTTCCACAAAATAAAGCGGTCGTAGGAGCTAACGCCTTTGCCCATGAATCAGGAATCCACCAGGATGGGGTACTGAAAAACAAGAGTACCTATGAAGTAATCAACCCAGAGATGGTCGGGCTTCATTCGAATAAAATGGTCCTTGGCAAGCATTCCGGCAGTCATGCCTTTAAACAGAGATGCGAGGAACTTGGGTTGTTTTTAAACGAAGAGGAAGGAAAAAAGCTGTTTAAATCGTTCAAAGATCTTACGGTGAAGAAGAAAGAAGTAACCGAGGACGATATTTTTGCATTGATGATGGATTCATCCGTTAAAGGACTTTTTCCTCATTACCGAATGGAGACCTTACAAATCTCTTATGGCTCCAATATAATTCCGACGACAACCATTGCCATTAAAACAGAAGACGGTGAAGTACTCCAAGAATCTGCTACAGGAAAAGGAAGCGTGGAATCTGTTTACAATACAATCTCCAGAATTCTACAAAAAGAAATATCGCTGCTTGACTATCGCATTCAATCTACCACAAACGGAAGTGATGCGCTTGCTGAGGTATATGTGAAGATAAGTTGTGATGGAGATGTTTCAAGCGGAAGAGGAATCGAACATGACGTATTGGAAGCTTCAGCGAAAGCATATCTGGATGCAGTCAATCGCCTATCCATAAAAGAGAAATTTGCAAGATACTCAGCAAAAGGGGTGGAGGTAGGATGAGTCAATTTACCATCAGTGTCCTGCCTGGTGACGGAATCGGCCCTGAAGTGGTAAGGGAAGCGATACTTGTACTAGAGCAGGTGGCCAAGAATTTTCAACATACATTCACTTTTAACTACGGCAAGATCGGAGGAGTTGCTGTCGATGAGACAGGAACTCCTCTTCCACAAGAAACGGTGGATGTATGTAAAAACAGTCATGCGATCCTTTTAGGAGCGGTAGGCGGACCTAAATGGGATGAAGAATCACCTGAAAGAAGGCCAGAAGCTGGATTGCTTGGAATCCGTAAAGCTTTAAAGCTATATGCCAATCTCCGCCCTGTCACCCTATTTGAATCCCTTATCCATGCTTCCCCTTTGAAAAGAGAGGTAGTTTTAGATACAGATGTGTTGATAGTCAGGGAACTGACAGGTGGTATCTATTTTGGTGCACCTCGTGAAAGAAGACAAGGGGAAGACGGTTTAGAAGTGGTGGACACCCTCCTATATACAGAGAAAGAGATGGAACGCATTATTCGCAAAGGATTTGAAGTAGCACAAGGCCGCAAGAAAAAACTTACTTCTGTCGATAAGGCAAATGTGTTGGAAAGCAGCAGGCTTTGGAGGGAAACCGCAAACCGGATTGCAAAGGAATATCCTGATGTCCAATTAGATCACATGTTAGTAGATAATGCGGCTATGCAGTTGGTCAGAAACCCTAGGCAATTTGACGTCATCGTGACAGAAAACATGTTTGGCGACATATTAAGCGATGAAGCTTCCATGCTAACGGGCTCCCTTGGTATGTTGCCTTCCGCAAGTCTTGGCGTAGACGGCCCAGGCCTGTATGAACCAATTCATGGTTCCGCACCGGACATAGCCGGCAAAAATGTCGCCAACCCATTGGCTACCATCCTTTCAGCAGCTATGCTTCTAAGGCATTCCTTAGGCTTAGCGGAAGAAGCGGCCGCTGTTGAAAAAGCAGTAGACCTAGCATTAGAAGAAGGCTACCGCACCCAAGACATCGGCTCAGAATGGGAACGTCTCCTCGGCACTACCCAAATGGGAGAAGCAGTAAGGAGTTATTTAAAGGCGCCAATAAAGAATTAGTTGATTTTTCGATTGGAGACGGAGCCTATCATGTTTAATCGTGACATCCCTGTAGATTGAAGTGCAAGGTGTGAGACTCCGGAGGGAGTTAGCGGTAGACTTGAGACCCCGCAACGAAGTGAGGAGGCTCAAGCACCGCCCCTCGGAAAGCGAACACCTGGAACGGAAATCTACAGGAGTTAAACAGAAAACAATTCAAATTTTTTTAATAGTCAAGATGGATAAAAAAAAACGGAAGGTGAGTGACATGCAGCCAAGAACACTATTTGAGAAAATCTGGGATCGTCATACAGTAGTAAAAGAAGAGAACAAACCAAGCCTGTTGTACATTGACCTCCACTTGGTCCACGAAGTCACCTCTCCTCAAGCATTCGAGGGACTGCGTCTTTCAGGAAGAAAAGTAAGACAACCAGACTTTACGTTTGCAACCATGGACCATAATGTCCCAACCATCAATCCGTTCCATGTTACAGACGAAATCGCTTCCAAACAAATGACGACACTTGAAGCAAACTGCAAGGAGTTTGGAATAAGACTGGCAGACCTCCACAGTGAAGAACAAGGAATTGTCCATGTTATTGGACCTGAGCTGGGCTTGACTTTACCAGGAAAAACCATTGTTTGTGGTGATAGCCATACCTCCACGCATGGAGCGTTTGGTGCACTGGCTTTCGGTATTGGTACAAGTGAAGTGGAGCATGTACTTGCAACCCAATGCTTGTGGCAATCAAAACCTAAGACATTAAAGGTTGATTTTACTGGTCTCAGGCCACTAGGAGTCTCTGCCAAAGATCTCATATTGGCTGTGATCGCAAAATATGGAACTGATTTCGGCACAGGATATGTGCTTGAATTTACCGGTAAAGTTATTGAAGAGATGTCCATGGAGGAACGCATGACCATCTGTAATATGGCCATTGAAGCTGGTGCCCGTGCAGGACTTGTTGCGCCGGATGAAACGACTTTTTCCTATTTAAAAGGAAGAAAATATGCACCTGTCGGAGAAGAACGGGACAAGGCGGAAGTGGATTGGTACTCGCTTCGTTCAGATGAGGGTGCGGTTTATGATAAAGAAATCCAATTCGACATTACCAATCTCGAACCGCAAGTAACATGGGGAACGAATCCATCGATGGGCACAAGTATAAGTGGTAGGGTACCAGACCCTGCAACCATTGAAAATGAAGGGGAAAGAAAATCTGTGGCCCAAGCAATCGACTACATGGGTCTGACCCCTGGTATGAAAATTTCAGAAATTGTCATAGATTATGTGTTCATCGGTTCCTGTACCAATTCACGTATTGAAGATTTACGTAAAGCAGCAGAAGTGGTAAAAGGAAGATCCGTTTCATCGCAAGTTACCGCTCTTGTCGTACCAGGTTCCAAACAAGTGAAAAAACAGGCGGAAGAAGAAGGCCTTCATGAAGTATTTTTAGAGGCGGGATTTGAATGGAGAGAGGCCGGCTGTAGCATGTGTCTCAGTATGAACCCAGATGTTGTCCCTCCAG is part of the Sutcliffiella sp. FSL R7-0096 genome and harbors:
- the ilvC gene encoding ketol-acid reductoisomerase; amino-acid sequence: MAANMYYNDDISQAALNGKKVAVVGYGSQGHAHAQNLRDSGVEVVVGVRPGGSWEKAKEDGFQVYSVGEAVAQADVVMVLLPDERQPEVYKQEIEPHLTEGKALAFAHGFNVHFHQVVPPKDVDVFLVAPKGPGHLVRRVYEEGGGVPALFAVHQNASGEAKEVALAYSKAVGAGRAAVMETTFKEETETDLFGEQAVLCGGTTALVKAGFETLVEAGYQPEVAYFECLHELKLIVDLLYENGLEGMRYSISDTAQWGDFTAGPRVVNDGTKEEMRKILSEIQSGQFAKGWVLENQANRPMFHSINEQEKHHPLEVVGRELRAKMPFIQSKKKGVVGSAKG
- a CDS encoding 2-isopropylmalate synthase; protein product: MRKVDIFDTTLRDGEQSAGVNLHPHEKLEIAIQLEKFGVDVMEAGFPASSYGDFQAVQQIARTIKKSRVVGLARSVKSDIDAVYEAVKDAEKNGVHVFLATSPIHMEYKLKKKPKEVVEAAIQAVEYAKRYFDHVQWSAEDATRSEWPFLAHIIEKVIDAGANVINLPDTVGYTTPLEYAQLITYIREHVPNIHKVKLSAHCHDDLGMAVSNSLAAIQSGVDQIEGTINGIGERAGNASLEEIIVALQIRKDVYEVETNIDLKQTVRTSNLVSKLTGMIVPQNKAVVGANAFAHESGIHQDGVLKNKSTYEVINPEMVGLHSNKMVLGKHSGSHAFKQRCEELGLFLNEEEGKKLFKSFKDLTVKKKEVTEDDIFALMMDSSVKGLFPHYRMETLQISYGSNIIPTTTIAIKTEDGEVLQESATGKGSVESVYNTISRILQKEISLLDYRIQSTTNGSDALAEVYVKISCDGDVSSGRGIEHDVLEASAKAYLDAVNRLSIKEKFARYSAKGVEVG
- the leuB gene encoding 3-isopropylmalate dehydrogenase, coding for MSQFTISVLPGDGIGPEVVREAILVLEQVAKNFQHTFTFNYGKIGGVAVDETGTPLPQETVDVCKNSHAILLGAVGGPKWDEESPERRPEAGLLGIRKALKLYANLRPVTLFESLIHASPLKREVVLDTDVLIVRELTGGIYFGAPRERRQGEDGLEVVDTLLYTEKEMERIIRKGFEVAQGRKKKLTSVDKANVLESSRLWRETANRIAKEYPDVQLDHMLVDNAAMQLVRNPRQFDVIVTENMFGDILSDEASMLTGSLGMLPSASLGVDGPGLYEPIHGSAPDIAGKNVANPLATILSAAMLLRHSLGLAEEAAAVEKAVDLALEEGYRTQDIGSEWERLLGTTQMGEAVRSYLKAPIKN
- the leuC gene encoding 3-isopropylmalate dehydratase large subunit, with the translated sequence MQPRTLFEKIWDRHTVVKEENKPSLLYIDLHLVHEVTSPQAFEGLRLSGRKVRQPDFTFATMDHNVPTINPFHVTDEIASKQMTTLEANCKEFGIRLADLHSEEQGIVHVIGPELGLTLPGKTIVCGDSHTSTHGAFGALAFGIGTSEVEHVLATQCLWQSKPKTLKVDFTGLRPLGVSAKDLILAVIAKYGTDFGTGYVLEFTGKVIEEMSMEERMTICNMAIEAGARAGLVAPDETTFSYLKGRKYAPVGEERDKAEVDWYSLRSDEGAVYDKEIQFDITNLEPQVTWGTNPSMGTSISGRVPDPATIENEGERKSVAQAIDYMGLTPGMKISEIVIDYVFIGSCTNSRIEDLRKAAEVVKGRSVSSQVTALVVPGSKQVKKQAEEEGLHEVFLEAGFEWREAGCSMCLSMNPDVVPPGKRCASTSNRNFEGRQGRGARTHLVSPAMAAAAAVSGRFVNVNEWRYEKEEVV